One Candidatus Campbellbacteria bacterium genomic region harbors:
- a CDS encoding tetratricopeptide repeat protein: MDNKLIKSPYYSLEKLSEDSRLVKRGLRDLSVWPKIESLFNELKRKYEIKDIDGCIQLAREILATDPCHFFTRCYYGRCLYEKDDYEKSAEMLGQCIEEERGYFFLWKFRADAYMKMKRYEQALSDLKESLVIDPGNGATLDDIAQCLYFMGKFNEAYEFIDKAIEIERDSEMPMVRKGQFFEYQGRIKEAVEQYSMAAHEFPTAEFARKKVIELSKTL; this comes from the coding sequence ATGGACAATAAACTGATTAAATCGCCATACTATTCGCTTGAAAAGCTGAGCGAAGATTCGAGACTTGTAAAACGAGGTCTTCGTGATTTGAGCGTATGGCCAAAAATCGAATCTCTTTTTAACGAACTGAAACGCAAATATGAGATAAAAGATATTGACGGTTGCATTCAGCTTGCCAGGGAAATACTCGCTACTGATCCCTGTCATTTCTTTACCCGGTGCTATTACGGAAGGTGTCTGTACGAAAAAGACGACTATGAAAAATCGGCCGAGATGCTGGGGCAGTGTATTGAAGAAGAAAGGGGGTACTTTTTTCTCTGGAAATTCAGAGCAGATGCATATATGAAGATGAAAAGGTATGAGCAGGCCCTATCAGATCTCAAGGAATCACTGGTCATTGATCCAGGAAACGGTGCAACTCTCGATGACATTGCTCAGTGCCTGTACTTCATGGGCAAATTTAATGAGGCTTACGAATTTATCGACAAGGCAATAGAGATCGAGAGAGACAGCGAAATGCCTATGGTCCGGAAAGGCCAGTTTTTTGAGTATCAGGGTAGAATAAAAGAGGCGGTAGAACAATACAGTATGGCAGCGCACGAATTTCCAACCGCCGAATTTGCAAGGAAAAAAGTAATTGAGCTCTCAAAAACATTATGA
- a CDS encoding PD-(D/E)XK nuclease family protein, translated as MSEYYKANRTKNLYNPASTEPFKLSRSKIEQFMNCPRCFYLDRRIGVGQPPGFPFALNSAVDTLLKKEFDIHRAAQTAHPLMKTYDLNMVPFQHEMIDEWRENFKGIQFHHKATNFIMTGAVDDLWVNEDKEIVVVDYKSTSKPSKVTLDADWQIGYKRQMEMYQWLLRQLGFRVSNTGYFVYANGKTDREAFDGKLDFDIDILPYTGNGSWVEDTLFKIKECLDGEMPESSASCDYCAYHEARKLVK; from the coding sequence ATGTCGGAATATTACAAAGCCAACCGAACAAAGAACTTATACAATCCAGCAAGCACTGAGCCTTTTAAGCTGTCTCGCTCAAAGATTGAACAGTTTATGAATTGCCCGAGGTGCTTCTATTTGGATCGAAGGATAGGAGTGGGACAGCCGCCAGGCTTCCCATTTGCCCTAAATTCGGCCGTAGACACGCTCTTAAAGAAGGAATTCGACATACATCGCGCAGCTCAGACTGCACATCCACTTATGAAGACATACGACCTGAATATGGTCCCATTTCAGCATGAAATGATAGACGAGTGGCGGGAGAATTTCAAAGGCATTCAGTTCCATCACAAGGCAACTAATTTCATAATGACCGGGGCGGTCGACGACCTATGGGTAAATGAGGACAAAGAGATCGTTGTTGTCGACTATAAATCTACAAGTAAACCTTCAAAGGTGACCCTTGATGCTGACTGGCAGATCGGTTATAAGCGACAAATGGAAATGTATCAATGGCTTCTACGCCAACTCGGCTTCAGAGTTTCTAATACCGGGTACTTCGTTTATGCCAATGGAAAGACTGACCGAGAAGCCTTCGATGGAAAACTTGATTTCGATATCGATATCCTGCCTTATACCGGCAATGGATCGTGGGTAGAAGACACACTCTTCAAGATTAAAGAATGCCTCGACGGGGAAATGCCAGAGAGCAGCGCATCGTGCGATTATTGCGCTTACCATGAAGCAAGAAAATTGGTAAAATAA
- a CDS encoding DnaJ domain-containing protein — MNQDQEKMNSESIEDLMSPKQQEIWRYISVTGEASPGDIVKATDIAMSTVRKSLERLVELKKIKRVGLGRATRYARIEQSTSLVASNTALDDTLEKKNLERAITEKEKQLAEILEHTEKIKVDLSVTKYEYDIKIGRLYLKLDEVELEILKLKKIGDLIDQGLSFEEAKKKVDESLQKRKEHIEEEYRKLEDEEKNIKGKKHVSEYEQEEIKRLYRKLAHKFHPDLNKGDDVMMKKVNQAYADNDLESLRAIDESRFAEDTVIRTIDKLKEKLAKLEAAVVKANQQYILLKKSEWYVLKENIESSLLQKRNLLHELADKVLTEIAKKQNQLAELKKKYGQ; from the coding sequence ATGAATCAGGATCAAGAAAAAATGAACTCAGAATCAATTGAAGACCTCATGTCTCCAAAACAGCAGGAGATTTGGAGGTATATTTCGGTTACCGGCGAAGCGAGCCCGGGTGATATTGTAAAAGCAACCGATATCGCAATGTCGACTGTGCGAAAATCTCTTGAGCGTCTTGTAGAGCTCAAGAAAATAAAAAGGGTTGGCCTTGGCCGCGCCACTCGGTACGCAAGAATTGAACAATCAACTTCTCTAGTGGCGTCTAATACAGCACTCGATGATACTCTTGAAAAGAAAAATCTAGAACGAGCTATTACAGAAAAAGAAAAACAGCTTGCCGAGATACTTGAGCATACTGAAAAAATAAAAGTTGATTTGTCCGTGACAAAATATGAATATGATATAAAAATCGGACGTCTTTATCTTAAGCTCGATGAAGTAGAACTTGAAATACTTAAATTGAAGAAAATCGGAGATCTAATCGATCAAGGTCTTTCGTTCGAGGAAGCAAAGAAAAAAGTTGATGAGAGTCTGCAGAAACGTAAGGAACATATTGAAGAGGAATATAGGAAACTCGAAGACGAAGAAAAAAATATAAAAGGGAAAAAACATGTATCTGAGTATGAGCAAGAAGAAATAAAGAGACTGTATCGCAAGCTAGCTCACAAGTTTCATCCTGACCTTAATAAAGGAGACGACGTTATGATGAAAAAGGTAAACCAGGCTTATGCCGACAACGATCTCGAATCTCTTCGCGCGATTGATGAGAGTCGATTTGCTGAGGATACTGTGATTAGGACGATAGACAAACTGAAAGAGAAACTCGCTAAACTCGAGGCTGCTGTTGTGAAAGCAAATCAACAGTACATTCTTTTGAAAAAATCAGAATGGTATGTACTTAAGGAAAATATCGAATCCTCACTACTTCAAAAACGTAATTTACTTCATGAGCTTGCAGACAAGGTCCTTACTGAAATCGCCAAGAAACAAAATCAGCTTGCTGAGCTGAAGAAAAAATATGGACAATAA